The Chitinophagaceae bacterium genome window below encodes:
- a CDS encoding carboxypeptidase-like regulatory domain-containing protein has protein sequence MSTAEMHAFEQAMMDDPFLDDAVDGYRTSLDKINVQADLTELKERLEEKKQKTGIVIKGSFRQWMSIAAGLIILLSASVVLYRMFNQTEIKNTAPVAELTKKDTSSTVQTETAVDSNTVAVNDNAKNIVTPPASTPSYKTERPVKDLETTTAPANEPAVAETKPAIVKEQPVASGSVAAVQSKVNDDQTLNEVVVKKQEEKKKSNFVNLNKFSGVVVDENNQPLPFANITEVKSGVGTYADAKGNFILVSSDTVLNVETKSVGYFSNSLQLRSNQTQKIVLKDESVIANAPTLDRLYEKNKDRPSAMKTEVTEMESEPADGWKNYSTYIVNNLREADLNLKKQSTEKKEVEVSFDVNPDGSLANLKVERSSCTTCNNEAIRIIKEGPKWKSKTGKKERARLTIQF, from the coding sequence ATGAGTACTGCTGAAATGCATGCCTTTGAACAGGCAATGATGGATGATCCGTTCCTGGATGATGCAGTTGATGGATACCGTACATCCCTTGATAAAATAAATGTACAGGCCGATCTTACAGAACTGAAAGAACGGCTGGAAGAAAAGAAACAGAAAACAGGTATTGTTATCAAAGGTTCCTTCCGCCAGTGGATGAGCATTGCTGCAGGATTGATCATTTTATTAAGTGCTTCCGTTGTGCTGTACCGCATGTTCAATCAAACAGAAATAAAAAATACAGCTCCAGTTGCTGAACTTACAAAGAAAGATACTTCATCAACTGTACAGACAGAAACTGCAGTTGATTCAAACACTGTTGCAGTAAACGACAATGCGAAGAATATTGTTACTCCTCCTGCCTCCACACCTTCTTATAAAACAGAAAGGCCGGTAAAGGATTTGGAAACAACAACAGCACCTGCAAATGAACCGGCAGTTGCAGAAACAAAACCCGCAATTGTAAAAGAACAACCTGTTGCAAGTGGAAGCGTAGCAGCTGTTCAATCAAAAGTAAATGATGACCAAACCTTGAATGAAGTAGTTGTAAAAAAGCAGGAAGAAAAAAAGAAATCCAATTTTGTTAACCTTAATAAATTCAGTGGTGTGGTGGTAGATGAAAACAATCAGCCACTTCCCTTTGCCAATATAACAGAAGTAAAATCAGGCGTAGGAACCTACGCTGATGCAAAAGGAAATTTTATCCTCGTATCATCCGATACAGTTTTGAATGTAGAAACAAAGTCAGTTGGTTATTTCAGTAACTCCCTGCAATTAAGAAGCAATCAAACACAAAAAATTGTACTGAAAGACGAATCAGTTATTGCAAATGCACCAACCCTTGATCGCTTGTATGAAAAAAATAAGGACCGCCCTTCTGCCATGAAAACAGAAGTAACTGAAATGGAGAGCGAACCGGCGGATGGGTGGAAAAACTACAGCACCTATATCGTCAACAACCTGCGTGAAGCCGATCTTAACTTAAAAAAACAGTCAACTGAGAAAAAAGAAGTGGAGGTTTCGTTTGATGTAAATCCGGATGGTTCTTTAGCCAACCTGAAAGTAGAACGTTCCAGTTGTACTACCTGTAACAACGAAGCAATCCGCATTATTAAAGAAGGACCGAAATGGAAATCAAAAACAGGTAAAAAAGAGCGTGCCAGGTTAACCATTCAGTTCTGA
- a CDS encoding sigma-70 family RNA polymerase sigma factor translates to MAFIREKEKNNYSDTELVHFYRADGDLNTLSILYQRYMDLIYGVCLKYLKDPETSKDAVINIYEELITKLKQHEVSNFKSWLYTLSRNHCLMQLRREKGHHMVEISEQFMQTEEMLHLEGVMQKEEQLTGMEKCLEQLSAEQKTCVTLFYLQGKCYNDIMEQTGIDWNKVRSNIQNGRRNLKLCMEEKAVS, encoded by the coding sequence TTGGCATTCATCCGGGAAAAAGAAAAGAACAACTATTCAGATACTGAGCTGGTACATTTTTACCGGGCGGATGGTGATTTAAACACACTTTCCATCCTCTACCAGCGCTATATGGATCTTATTTACGGTGTTTGCCTCAAGTACCTCAAAGACCCTGAGACCTCGAAGGATGCCGTGATCAATATTTACGAGGAACTGATTACCAAATTGAAACAGCATGAAGTAAGTAATTTCAAAAGCTGGCTCTATACCCTGAGCCGCAACCACTGCCTGATGCAGCTGCGCCGGGAAAAAGGCCACCATATGGTAGAAATATCCGAACAGTTTATGCAAACGGAGGAAATGCTGCATCTGGAGGGTGTAATGCAGAAGGAAGAACAACTTACAGGTATGGAAAAATGCCTGGAACAGCTTTCGGCAGAACAAAAAACCTGTGTTACCTTGTTCTATTTACAGGGGAAGTGTTATAATGATATTATGGAACAAACCGGGATTGACTGGAATAAAGTGAGAAGTAATATTCAGAATGGACGGAGAAATTTGAAACTTTGTATGGAAGAAAAAGCTGTAAGCTGA
- a CDS encoding von Willebrand factor type A domain-containing protein has translation MRYIITAVILVAAIINTGFYEPVTISGKVTDENGSPLAGVSVFEKGKKNGTATDAAGAFSMKVSNSKATLVFSYVGYSSKEVGLREHTYISVSLSPSTQPLEEVIVTGYGELKKKEMTASVATVLQGKSAGISINRNYSPGYIKDEENFNTEDYDGITENRFRKVNDEPLSTFSIDVDGASYSNVRRMINYGQLPPAGAVRVEEFINYFKYKYPQPVDNDPFSINTEMSVCPWNKQHKLVMIGLQGKQIATDKLPPSNLVFLIDVSGSMSDPNKLPLVKASLKLLVDQLREQDNVAIVVYAGAAGLVLPSTSGMNKEKIIAAIDKLEAGGSTAGGAGIQLAYKVAKEQFKKGGNNRVILCTDGDFNVGMSSDDAMERLIEEERKSGVFLTVLGYGMGNYKDNKMQKLANKGNGNHAYIDGMNEAKKVLVNEFGGTMFTIAKDVKLQIEFNPALVQGYRLVGYENRMLNKEDFNNDKKDAGELGSGHTVTALYEIIPVGVESEFLEDVDELKYQKLPKNKKSELKNEIMTIKFRYKEPDGDVSKLIVHPVTDEKVPVDQTSENFRFVSAVAQFGMLLRNSEFKADASYEKVLKLATGSLGKDEEGYRAEFIKLVQHVTSIAKKENKHKESVVIEE, from the coding sequence ATGCGTTACATCATCACCGCAGTTATCCTGGTAGCTGCCATCATCAACACCGGTTTTTATGAACCTGTTACAATTTCAGGTAAAGTAACAGATGAAAACGGATCGCCGCTTGCAGGTGTTTCTGTTTTTGAAAAAGGAAAGAAGAACGGAACTGCAACAGATGCTGCAGGAGCGTTCAGTATGAAAGTATCAAACAGTAAGGCAACCTTAGTGTTTTCTTATGTTGGGTACTCATCCAAAGAAGTAGGGCTGAGAGAACACACTTATATATCAGTTTCATTATCGCCATCAACTCAGCCATTAGAGGAAGTGATTGTAACAGGGTATGGAGAACTTAAGAAAAAAGAAATGACTGCCTCCGTTGCTACAGTTCTTCAGGGTAAATCGGCCGGGATTTCGATCAATCGAAATTATTCACCAGGTTATATAAAAGATGAAGAAAATTTTAATACCGAAGATTATGATGGTATTACCGAAAATCGTTTCCGTAAAGTAAATGATGAGCCTCTTTCTACTTTCTCCATTGATGTGGATGGTGCATCTTACAGCAATGTGCGCCGCATGATTAACTATGGACAGCTGCCACCGGCAGGCGCTGTACGTGTGGAAGAGTTCATCAACTATTTCAAATACAAATATCCTCAGCCAGTTGATAATGATCCATTCAGTATTAATACAGAAATGAGTGTTTGTCCTTGGAATAAACAGCACAAATTAGTGATGATTGGTTTGCAGGGAAAACAAATTGCAACAGATAAACTGCCTCCATCAAACCTTGTATTCCTCATTGATGTGAGCGGTTCTATGAGCGATCCCAATAAACTACCATTGGTCAAAGCGTCATTAAAATTATTGGTTGATCAGTTGCGTGAACAGGATAATGTTGCCATTGTAGTGTATGCAGGTGCAGCAGGGTTGGTTTTACCATCTACAAGTGGAATGAACAAAGAAAAAATTATTGCAGCAATTGATAAACTGGAAGCTGGTGGTTCAACAGCAGGCGGAGCGGGAATTCAATTAGCATACAAAGTGGCCAAGGAACAATTCAAGAAAGGCGGTAACAACCGTGTAATCCTTTGTACGGATGGTGATTTCAATGTTGGTATGAGCAGTGATGATGCAATGGAACGGTTGATTGAAGAAGAACGTAAAAGCGGTGTATTCTTAACTGTACTTGGTTATGGCATGGGAAATTACAAAGACAATAAAATGCAGAAACTTGCCAACAAGGGAAATGGTAATCATGCCTATATCGATGGAATGAATGAAGCAAAGAAAGTACTGGTGAATGAATTTGGAGGAACCATGTTCACCATTGCCAAAGATGTAAAGCTGCAGATTGAATTCAATCCTGCACTGGTACAGGGGTATCGGCTGGTGGGTTACGAAAACCGAATGCTCAACAAAGAAGATTTCAACAATGATAAGAAAGATGCGGGTGAATTGGGAAGCGGTCATACCGTTACTGCCCTGTATGAAATTATTCCGGTTGGAGTGGAAAGCGAATTCCTGGAAGATGTGGATGAGTTAAAATACCAGAAGCTGCCAAAGAATAAGAAGAGTGAATTGAAGAATGAAATCATGACAATCAAATTCCGTTACAAAGAACCCGATGGAGATGTAAGTAAATTGATTGTACATCCGGTAACAGATGAAAAAGTTCCTGTTGATCAGACTTCAGAGAATTTCCGTTTCGTAAGTGCGGTTGCACAGTTTGGAATGCTGCTGCGTAATTCAGAATTCAAAGCAGATGCATCTTATGAAAAAGTGCTGAAGCTGGCAACCGGTTCATTGGGAAAAGATGAAGAAGGTTACAGGGCTGAGTTTATTAAACTGGTACAGCATGTAACAAGTATTGCGAAGAAAGAGAATAAGCACAAGGAAAGTGTGGTGATAGAAGAATAA
- a CDS encoding T9SS type A sorting domain-containing protein, with product MRIKLTMLLLMLQSFTVTAQPTVPNIGKMPGEKSSLAKSSGTPGKSPVIIIRCRATIQQGNVPLYVVDGVPYEPDQIKSIKPNDIESIDIIKAPLTEAIFSCRAPRSAVIIITTKKAYERKFTIKDSKDRVGVGFATITATSLKTGDSVSFVANEFGRIKTDLLKSLDYKLKISSAGYKTRELSLRDTARNRNEILLQRDVIELKSVDVVGYRTIRCRTISCGMQGVSICRWVTNKQGNQLNNVSPKWNVYPNPVAQSGTISISFPNVKEGLYQIRLTGSSGQLIYSCQKQISSKNQTEQIHLTAHTAAGIYLLQIVDEQHKTVQSSKLIVQ from the coding sequence ATGAGAATAAAACTGACGATGCTTTTATTGATGCTTCAATCATTTACCGTAACAGCACAGCCAACTGTTCCCAATATTGGTAAAATGCCTGGTGAAAAAAGTTCTTTAGCAAAATCTTCAGGCACCCCGGGCAAATCTCCAGTAATAATCATAAGATGCAGAGCAACAATTCAACAAGGCAATGTGCCTCTGTATGTAGTTGATGGAGTTCCTTACGAACCGGATCAAATCAAATCCATCAAGCCAAATGATATTGAGAGTATTGATATTATAAAGGCACCTTTAACTGAAGCTATTTTTAGTTGCAGGGCTCCAAGAAGCGCAGTTATTATCATCACAACTAAGAAAGCATATGAAAGGAAGTTTACAATCAAAGATTCAAAGGACAGGGTAGGGGTTGGTTTTGCAACAATCACTGCCACTTCATTGAAAACAGGTGATTCCGTTTCATTTGTGGCCAATGAGTTTGGAAGAATTAAAACAGACTTATTAAAATCGCTGGATTATAAATTAAAAATTTCAAGTGCTGGCTATAAGACCAGAGAGCTTTCTCTTAGAGATACAGCCCGGAACAGGAATGAGATTTTACTTCAACGAGATGTGATTGAACTGAAATCAGTTGATGTTGTTGGATACAGAACGATTCGTTGCAGGACTATTTCATGTGGCATGCAGGGTGTTTCAATTTGCAGATGGGTAACCAATAAACAGGGTAATCAACTTAACAATGTTTCGCCAAAATGGAATGTTTATCCCAACCCTGTTGCCCAATCAGGAACAATTAGCATATCCTTTCCAAATGTTAAAGAAGGTCTTTATCAAATCCGTTTAACAGGTTCATCAGGGCAATTGATCTACAGTTGTCAAAAACAAATCAGCAGTAAGAATCAAACAGAACAGATTCATTTAACAGCTCATACAGCGGCCGGAATTTATTTACTACAGATAGTAGATGAACAGCATAAAACAGTGCAAAGCAGTAAGCTGATTGTACAGTAA
- a CDS encoding tyrosine-type recombinase/integrase codes for MVPIGGSAIKYITIYKDDIRVHQKIKPGKEDYLFLNKYGNELSRIMIFLIIKELAIQAEIKKNISPHTFRHSFATHLVEGGADLRAVQEMLGHESITTTEIYTHLDREFLRKTVEQFHPGFGHK; via the coding sequence CTGGTGCCCATTGGCGGCAGTGCCATTAAGTATATCACTATTTATAAAGATGATATCCGTGTTCATCAAAAGATCAAACCGGGCAAAGAAGATTATTTGTTCCTGAATAAATATGGAAACGAATTATCAAGGATTATGATCTTTCTGATTATAAAAGAACTGGCCATTCAGGCTGAAATAAAAAAGAATATTTCACCTCATACCTTCCGTCATTCATTTGCCACACATTTGGTGGAGGGCGGCGCTGATCTTCGTGCTGTACAGGAAATGCTGGGGCATGAAAGTATTACCACTACTGAAATATATACGCACCTCGACAGGGAGTTTCTAAGAAAAACAGTAGAGCAGTTTCATCCGGGCTTTGGTCATAAATAA
- a CDS encoding site-specific integrase has protein sequence MWEPYKKGFKAYLQLEKSLSENSVVAYLHDVEMLTQYLQVINNLKAPADLTLKDLQQFLKWITELGLSAGSQARIISGLRQFYKYCLLEQITVKDPTALLEAPKLKRALPDTLSFEEIESMMNKIDFSKPEGGRNKAILETMYSCGLRVSEVVNLKLSNLYLDVGFIRVIGKEIKKGWCPLAAVPLSISLFIKMISVFIKRSNRAKKIICS, from the coding sequence ATGTGGGAACCGTATAAAAAGGGATTCAAAGCTTACCTTCAGTTAGAAAAGTCGCTGAGTGAAAATTCAGTGGTGGCATATCTGCATGATGTAGAGATGCTGACACAATACCTGCAGGTGATCAATAATCTGAAAGCCCCTGCTGATCTTACATTAAAAGACTTGCAGCAGTTCCTGAAATGGATTACAGAACTCGGATTGAGTGCAGGCAGCCAGGCAAGAATCATTTCCGGGCTGCGGCAGTTTTACAAATATTGTTTGCTGGAACAGATCACGGTAAAAGATCCTACTGCATTACTGGAAGCACCAAAGTTAAAGAGAGCGTTACCTGATACATTGAGCTTTGAGGAAATTGAAAGCATGATGAATAAAATTGATTTCAGTAAACCTGAAGGAGGACGCAACAAAGCCATTCTTGAAACAATGTACAGTTGCGGCCTGCGTGTAAGTGAAGTGGTGAACCTTAAACTTTCGAATCTTTATTTAGATGTTGGCTTTATCCGTGTTATTGGCAAGGAGATAAAGAAAGGCTGGTGCCCATTGGCGGCAGTGCCATTAAGTATATCACTATTTATAAAGATGATATCCGTGTTCATCAAAAGATCAAACCGGGCAAAGAAGATTATTTGTTCCTGA